The stretch of DNA CGGATACAGCCGTCGCAATGAGATTCCGAAGCCGATGGCGGTCTGTCCGGCAGAGGCTCCGGTGAAAAATTTCAACGTTGTGGCATTGGATTATCCTTCGATGAAGTTGAACCCGAAGGCGCCTGATTCCATCGAAGTCGACTTCGAACGGACGATCCAGATGGTCAATCCGAACGCCAAGATTTACGCGTTGGAAGAAGATGCCACGAAGGTGGCCGCTGGTGCCCAGCCGATGCCACTGACCTTGCGGGCGAATGTCGGGGATTGTCTCAAGGTGAAGCTGACCAACCGGATGAAGGAGAGCCGAGCCTCGTTCTCCGCCATCGGATTGGTGTTCAACCCCAAAGATTCGCTCGGTGCAAACGTCGGGAACAATCCCGGCGATCAGACCATCGCGCCGGGAGAGAATCGTACCTACACTTACTACGCGGATCCCTTCCTGGGAGAGACCGCATCATTGGTGTGGGACTGGGGCAATGTAGTCACCAATCCACGGAACGGCCTTTATGGAGCAGTGGTGATCGGCCCGAAGGGGGCCCAGTATCGCGATCCGAAGACCGGCGCGGATATTTCAACGAAGAACAGCTGGATAGCCGATGTCATCGTTGATCGGACGATTCAGGGTTATGAACATCGCGTGAATTACCGCGACGTGGCCCTGTTCTTCCAGGACGAGGACAATATCATCGGGACCAGTTTCATGCCCTATGTGCAAAACACCGCGGGCTTGACGGCCGTCAATTATCGAGCGGAGCCCTATAAATTCCGCGAAGAGAAGGGCTGCACCCTCGGGAAGGTGTTCCAGCCTTGTGTCGTCGACAAGCCGGAGGATCCGGCGACGCCGATCATTGAGGCGCATGCAGGGGATCCCGTTAGAATCCATGTGTTCGGTGCGAGCAACGAACAGAACGGTATGTTCAGTGTCGAACGCCATGAGTGGCCGATCGAGCCGTTCATGCGCGGAGCAGACATGATCAGCGTGGTGGAGTTCTCCGGGTCGGAGACGCTGGATGCGTTCCTCCCGAGCGCCGGGGGGCCGTTCCGCATGCCGGGTGATTATGTCTGGAGCAATCAACGGTTACCCTACTCGCAGTCGGGACAATGGGGCTATCTGCGGGTGTTGCCGACTGGAGATCAACGGGTATTGCCGCTCTCCGGTGCTGTGACAGGAACGAAGAGTGCTGCTGTTGGTGAACCGGTACAGGTCGTTCCGGTAGCAACAAGGTAACTTGATTGCCTCTCGGAGAGGCAATCACAACTTCGAAGAGGGGGAGGCCTGCGCTCCCCCTTTTCCTTTATGACAGGCATCTGGTAGCATCAGAGAAACTGATCTGAATTGAAAGCGAGAATGCCATGAAAACCACGTTGGTTTCAGCCTTGCTCGTGATGGCCTGTGCTTCTACGGCCTGGTCCTATCAAGAAATTGAAGTGAAAGATGGAGGAACCGTCGCAGGAAAAGTGAGAATGACCGAAGGAAAGCCGATCCCCAAAGGGTTCAACCTTGTCACCTTTCCGGATCCTGTCTATTGCGGAAGAATTTCCACAGGGACCGGGTGGAGGATTTTGGACGAGTTCAGCGTTTCGGCAGATCGAGGCCTCAAAGACACAGTTGTGTTGCTGGTCGATGCGGAGAAAGGAAAGCCGTTTAAGTTCGTTCCGCCCACCATCGAGGCCCGCGACTGTCGGTTTTTGCCTTTTGTCAGTGTGGTGAAAGACCGAGCCGAGGTTCGAGTCGTCAATATGGATCCGGTGTTTCATGATATTCAGGCGTATGAAACGTCGGATCTTGGTCCACGTGTGTTATTCAACACACCGCTTCCGATGAATCCCCTGCACGTGCGGGATGCCGGGTCCGAGAGTCATGAGCATCTGGCCGGACAACCGATGGTCGAAGTCGTCAAGATGACGAAGAACCGTCGGTTTTTCGTCATGCAGTGTGGGTTTCATGCCTACATGGAAAGCTGGGGGTTCGCCGTGGACAATCCCTATTACACGGTGACCGACACGGAAGGACGGTTTTCGCTGTCAGATGTGCCTGCCGGCGAGTATACCTTGATGGCGTGGCATCCTGGAGTAGGGACGGTGCTAGAAAAGAAAATATCCGTGTCGCCGAAACAGACGCATCAAGTAGATTTCACGTTTGAATCTCCCAAAGGACGTCGAAGTGTCCATGAAATTGCAGAAAATCCGCATTACGGGTTGGAGGTGCTGGGAAAATCCGTGGAGATTCGTCCGACTCTCCAACTGCAGACCCCGTAACGCCGTTCGGTGGAATAGGAGCATGGCCTGTGAGTAGAGTCGCCTGCATGTCCGGCTTGACCGCAGCCCTTGTCTTT from Nitrospira sp. encodes:
- a CDS encoding carboxypeptidase-like regulatory domain-containing protein; amino-acid sequence: MKTTLVSALLVMACASTAWSYQEIEVKDGGTVAGKVRMTEGKPIPKGFNLVTFPDPVYCGRISTGTGWRILDEFSVSADRGLKDTVVLLVDAEKGKPFKFVPPTIEARDCRFLPFVSVVKDRAEVRVVNMDPVFHDIQAYETSDLGPRVLFNTPLPMNPLHVRDAGSESHEHLAGQPMVEVVKMTKNRRFFVMQCGFHAYMESWGFAVDNPYYTVTDTEGRFSLSDVPAGEYTLMAWHPGVGTVLEKKISVSPKQTHQVDFTFESPKGRRSVHEIAENPHYGLEVLGKSVEIRPTLQLQTP